The Helicoverpa armigera isolate CAAS_96S chromosome 5, ASM3070526v1, whole genome shotgun sequence sequence TTGTGTACCACATTGATGGTTAATGTATTAAGATAAAGGCGATAAAATGAGATTAACGCGACATTTCTTTTTGAACAAGGTGCCGACGGAAAACAGTGTAATCAACGCCGCGAATGCAATCGCTCGCAGTAGGTGCACGTCCCGGAACATGACATTTTTTGGAGTAGtggtgaataaataataatcatagtGAAAAAAACCGTCACCATGTCTCCCGTAGGTATACAGCCTTAGGCTGGTTTCTTCTTGCTTTAAAAAAGCATTCTCAAGAAGCTTCTGAACTCCTTACCCATTGCCTGGTCAACATTCATTCCGACACGTGAAGGCCACCAGTGTTGCAACTAATCGACAATTAAAAGATCAAAATGTTTCGGCTCTTACGACGACTCGCGGCCGTAATCGCAGACAAGGTGCGGAAGATCGAAATGATTGTGTTTAATGCAAGCGTTAAAAGAAGGGGGACCATACACTCAGTATGCGATCGGGGCACTCTAGGACACGCCGCTCGGAGGCGGGGGACCATACACTCCATATGCGAGGTGAGGTGAACAtagcaatacaaacaaaaaataacaaaaaaacttataCATTATTCCAAGTTCACTGGCAATTTTGTTGTTCACGGTATTTTAAATTtgcattaaataattaagtaggtatagcgCACACTCGAGAACAGTCTAATTATGACATACAGTATAATGATTTGACTTGTGTTGGCCAATTAACATTGTTGAACTCGTTTTAAGCAATATGTTGAGCTTACTAAACACTTGCACTGGTTGTCAGACGCGCGAAACACTAGAGCTAGCTAATTAATATAAgcaaaatcattttatattcagAATGCCTgttaatttggtatttaagtTTAACTATTAGCTAATTGTGATCTTTAGCATTTCCAAGTTTAATTTATGTCGGGACCCGGTAGGTATTTGTCTTTTATGAATTGAAATCCctgttcaataaattatttattgattcaaGTCTGATACATATTAGAAGACCTCTATTTTGCATATGATTATTCTTATTCGAATACTATCCTATACACGCCTTCTAGCTAGATCTCTATCACAAAAGTAGCATTAGCAGGATTTACACTTATTGAAATATGAATATGTcagcaaaaaatatgtgtacctaagtatgtaaatGTTATTAAGAAACTTTTGAACACTTTAGTGTTGTTGTGTATTTGTAATTAGCTAAGTAGTGCGCACGACTCGCACTGTTCACTGTGAATGTTGAATGTGAACTGTAGATCGGGAATGCATCACCCCCTAGTGCATCTTGTCGACTCTGTCATAGACATTATCAGTGCTGCCATTTTACTAACCATTATTTTAGCTATTTTGTGGAATAAAATCACGAATatattaacacaaataaaaaacgtgcacatttacatttataattttctgttaGACAATTAATATTGCACGTCAAAAGTGGCAACACTGTACCTAATTCACTTCAATTatcattgcaatattttttaactagaatcttttttcaattcaattcaagcATGAGTCGTTACAATTTCCAAAATACTTGTCAAAGTCATGCCTGATAATATAGTAGGATCATAAATTATCAATCATTTGATTCAGCAGTCATGAGCCCTCACagataacttttaattaaagcagTAATGAGGTAATCAATTTCTTATTTCACTATTGCATAACAAAATGTCATATCTTGCACTTTTTGAATTATGTGCTTATGCGACTTTTAAGTACCACATTTCCCATAAATGATTAGTACTGCTGAAGCCATCTGTGGGGGCTACCATTTGTTTCATGTTTGTTCGATTTGAGATCTGATTAGCGCGTGCCGTGAGTACTGCATATAACGAACAGTGCGTTGTGTAGGTGCTGTCGATGAGCGATGAGCTGCGCCGGGCTCTGTACTCGTCGGGCGCCTCCATCGACATGGAGTTCTCGCCGCCCGACCTCATCGGCACCTCCGAGGTATTCACCATGGAGCACAGGTAAGCCTCAACgtattatttacttcaaatatactgatattataaagctggagtTTGTTACTTTGCTTGAATTTGCTAATCGCAGGACCTGCTAGTCCAATAAGGCTGCCTGCCCGAGGCAGACTTAcactattgctatcagtgtgttctattttctcctataaaaaaatcggtcaccgattatcGGATATGGGCAGCGTAAGAAGTATTTCTCCAGCCGCGCTCGCTACAGGCACGGCGCGGTACGAACCGTAACAATTCTGTCGTAAGAACTGAAATATTGTCCGCCTACAGAACAATCATTGTTTCATTTCATCGATATCGGTTAATAGGTTCACGTAAAAGTGACGACGTTAACTTTTTTTGTTATGCAATAACAATAGTTTCACCATAATTAAAAAAGTTGACCACGATAACAGAATTAGGGTTGCCAACTACCTTTTTACAAGAAAAAGACAGCCTTTATCAACCTTCAGGTGTACATTACAAAGTCCAAATATCTACAGTCATGTATGTCTGGTTATGTCTgtgtactttattttttgttctacaatATAATCTAGTGTAATACAGATTTGAAAAGTATATTTGGCAACCCTAACGATATCTAGTAGGTCTCTAACTTCATTAAGGAACTAGTTATGAAGCATAACCTGTATATTTCAGAGAGAAGCTGTGCTCGGTGctgccggcgcgcgcgcagggcTACATGTGGTCGCTGGCGTTCAGCACGAGCCAGCACGGCTTTTCGCTGGCCTCCATGTACCGCAAGATGCAGCGCGTCGACAGCCCCGTGCTGCTCGTCATACAGGACACTGACAACAATGTAAGTTATACAGAAACAGGAAACAAATTGCCTAATAGAGATACACAtatgcctagtcttttcccacctatgttgggggtcggcttccagtcgaacTGGATGCAACTCAGTACCAGAGTTTCACatggagcgacagcctatctgatcaacccagttacaaggGCAACCCTATATCCCTCGGTGAGGGTGATTGTCACAatttttggcttctgactaaacgtaacgactaccaaagatgtttaaatattCACGGACCGACCACGCCATgctttgcttaaccttatggtCGATCTGCGCGACTTTGAATTAGCTACAAGctcataaaaaacattgtaagtaTATCAtcccacataaaaaaaaaactgacgtttatgttgttgatATACTTGGGCCATAATGGCCTTTAAAGGGCTAACTTCGTCTATTGTGATGTTGTGTTCCACGCAAAAACGATGCTTGCCTATGCCACTTTCGGATAATATACTTTCAGTTTCCAAAAGTTCCTGCCTTATGTCACATAACAAAATAGCTCCGTAGTAGCCTAGTTAAGAACCGGATAGATTTGAATTTACAATGTATAAGCATTTTGTCACGATTTCGATAGGATTGGATCTGATTATGCAGTTTCACTAATgcaagatattaatattttagaattgaTAAGCTGTTTGCCAACGCCCCTCGGGTTAGTTACCAAATCTAGACCGATTAATGCAgcttaaaatagatttattattacGAAATGTTTGTAGTAAACTATTTTAAGTGTTTACAGACACAGTTGATACAAATTACAATTGCTTACTTTGTTATTATCGTGACGAGAATATATTAACACAAGTTCAAGAGGTCGCGTTTGCTCATGCCGATAATATTTATCCTTgcgtttttataaataaacacaagaaAACCTTGATTCATTGTGATTGTTACTTTTCGAATGTTTTCCTCTCAATTTTATCGATAAGAGCGATAAAGAGGACTGGCTATCACATCACTATCATGcagaataatatgaaaaaacTTGTGAACTTTATATCAATTTAAAGCGAGTTCTGGTGGGTGGTCGATTTGCGCACCTTGTAGATACGTGTTTAATTGTAATCCTTGAAAGATCATGCGCACATTGAGCGCTGTATACATCCTTacttccttactaatattataaatcggaaagtgagtttgtttgtttgtttgtttgttccgctttcacgccgtaactactgaactgattgctttgaaattttgcagacgtaaagttagaagtccggattaaataatagggtactttttatcccgaaaaaaatagatattcccgagggaaaacaaaaatattgtttacttgatggatggattgtagatggcgctgtgtgtcgtttaaaacaaggtaatatattgcaaacgaatataaacatgtacatttagaagctaaatgatacgataatggggtgccttctcataaattaaaactaaaagtaggtgttccggtgatgctcatgcgtaatctcgatgcccctagactgtgtcatggtaccaggctgcgtgtcactcagcttgggcggaacattattacagccactattttaactggcgcagcaaagggtgaaagtgtactcattcctcggattccgattattgcaacagacctcccatttgaatttaaaagactacaatttcctataagggtttcatttgcaatgaccattaataaagcacatggccaaactctaagggttgctggagtacacttagaaaaacattgtttttcgcatggtcagctctatgtagcgtgttcccggcccaaaatctgcatgtttttgctccacaagggaaaacgtataatatagtgtaccattcagttttggtttaacaactaatcgtatccagcgttacatcgcgcttcttagatttttctgtgggaatgagaagttttcttatagttgtgatttataccgcaatataaccgaattccacgcgggcgaagccgcgggcggaaagctagtgtaaaataaataaacaaattgtttttgtaatgtgTAGGTATTCGGCGCTCTGACATCGTGCGCGCTGCACCCGTCGGAGCACTTCTACGGCACGGGCGAGTCGCTGCTGTTCTCGTTCCAGTGCAGCGGCGAGGAGGCGCGCCGCCAGTCGCAGGCCAACATCGACGCGCCCAAGGATCACGACAAGGACGACAACAAGGAACAAAAAGATGGTCAGTCCCAATTTACTATTTATGTTAATGGTTTTAGTACCAAATCGCTTCACATTAGCATAATTTATGATTGTCAGCTAAAATTTGATTTCAATTGCAGAACCACCAGCACCGGTGAAAACCAAATTCAAGTACTGGGGCTGGACCGGAGACAACATGTATTTCATTCGCGGCAGCAACGATAACATATCCATCGGCGCCGGAGAGTGAGTATCAATCAAAACTAGATGACTAACTGCGAGTACCTTTCAGGCGACGAGTGTCATGCGCATACTAACTGTTCCGTGGTGTTGCAGCGGCAAGTTCGGGCTGTGGCTGGACGGCGACCTGTACCTGGGCCGCACGCAGCGCTGCAAGACGTACGGCAACGAGCCGCTGACCACGCGCGAGGACTTCATCGTCAAGATCATGGAGTGCTGGACCTTCATCtgagcgccgccgccgcccgccggaCTCGCCGCACGCGCCGCACACAGCGCTCCACTACTCTACTTTCAAATCAAAAATAAGCTTTAGATTATCTTATGAAATTTGCTACGAAGATTTGACACTTTTACAAGTCAGTCTTTTCGACTTTAGTACCGATGAGTCTGAAAACGATTTTGTACTCGCATTGTGACTCGAAACGTAGCGGCGCGGATCAACATCGATCGGCCGACATGAAGACAATATTATAAACGTCTACGCGCATTTCTAGTCAAATGTACTGAAACCTGACCAATGTTTTCATCCTCTCCGAATTTAGAGGCGTGTTCGGATACGAGTGCCGCCGCTCGCTCTGCTGAGCAAGTGCATTAATCCTAGTCAATTGTCATTTGTATGTAAGTTGAGAGTTACGGAGACGGACCGAGCCGCGCATACAGACGACATTCCTGGTGTTGCGGCACCTCGGCGCTGCGGTCGGCCGCCTGGCGCCACCGCTCGTAAGCCCGAACAGTCCGATAATTATTATGTGTCAATTCATACAATTAATATTGTGCATTGTTGTTAAGGAAATTAAAGCATATTTGTAACTATAAAATCTGTATGTTATGTAGAAGTTTATATATTAACAAATCAATCATTACCTATGTGTTTAGAGGCCGACTTATTGGCGTGTCCAGTACCGAGCAATGTAACACgcattaattttatgaaagtgATTCCGGTTCCTTGATGACATACGCTTGGAGACAGCTCGCTCTCAGTTGGCAGCGGCGCAAGCTGCACCGATTCTTGCCAGTGACGGAGCTTCGAGCCGCTCGTGTGAAGCCCGCGCAAGGGTCCCCGACACTGTCActataaatattctatttatttataatttgtgtaGTAGATTTTGTATGTTATGTTGTCGTGTGTCTGATTGTATTGAGTCATAATATTAAGTTAGTGAGCATAATTATGTTACACTTGTACTGTGATTTGATTATTATGGTTGCATTTTTTCACTTATTGGAGCGTTGTCACTTATCactgatttaataatattaacatcATAATAATATGCTGATCGGCAGTTTAGTGAATATCTAACATATCTTCATTCATGTCACACATTTATAAGAGTGTCTAAGATAGTCCACGGAGTACGAACACGCAATCAACATAGTTTACAATAAACCATAGATTATGTTCGTGATGTGACGCTTCAGTACAGAGATGAGTAGCCaatatatgaatattattaattaaatagtaaaaaaaatcttaaatagtTATCTTAGAATGCTTGATGAATGTAATCGTCATTGTGCTTAGTAATCGTTAGCATGATGTTACTCAGATCTATCTGGTcgtataacattatttatttgtcctaTGTAAGCACGCGCGCTAGAGCCGCTGCGCTGCGCAGGCGCATCGCTGCGCTAACTATACTATACCGCTATGGCCAGTATAATGGCATCGTCTTTTTTGTTTCATATGTACTGTATATACGACATATTCCTATGTGAGATTAGAagagatatatatttttgtgaaaggCCACGCGAAATAACTTTTGTGTATATCTATGGTAGAAAGTACAAGTACCAAAAAGTATCCCAGCTGTTAAATGAAATATAGAATATAGCGCGTGCGTCTATTCATGCAGAATATTTTGACGTTGTTATTGTTTGTGTACATCAGGAATGTAATAGATGAACTtaggttttaaaattatatcggcataattattgttataaatttaTAATCATTAGACTTGTTGAGTAGCAGtgagaattaaaatatttatttattctgttatGGTTTCCAATCTTACGGTTGCTGTAGCTACATTACTTTATCGGTGatgatttattatgtaattctaAGTTGTTAAAATGTAAATCAAGCCATAATAATTGAGAATATATTCTTTTGAGaaagatattgttttattttttatcaaaacaagaataaacatttaatttaaaatgcactTTCAGTATGGATAGCGTTGCCGTGCGCGGTATCCTGATCCGCCGTCGTCGTATCCTCTATTGTAGTCGTTGTATCCTCTGTTGTAGTCGTTGTAGCCTCTATTGTCCCGGCGGTCGTAGTTCCTGTCTCTGTTGTCGCGTTGGTACGGGTGGTTCCTCCGGTTATTGCGGCGATCATTACGACGACCAGAATTGGGAACCCACCAGGAGTCCACCACTGGAGGCTTAGAGACCACTtcattaaaaactttcataaaatctTCATCTTTCTCAGTAAATCTATCCTTCAGTTCTTCCTCGCATTTAGCTAAAAACTCCTTATCTTCAGCTGATAATGTATCAGCCATCTTTAGTTTGATATGCTTCCTGGGTATTCGGTCAAGGAATTAagaactgaaaataatatacaaataaatagttttttacttCTTATTTAGCAACACATTTTTAATAACTAACACTTTTGTAACCAACACAATGCCACACTGCAATTAAGTTTTCaccatatgaaaaataaattatatgaagtGATTGGAATTGAAAACCTTCTTGAGAAGTCTGTTAACTTTGGTTAATATAGGTCTAGATGTGACATCTCATAACACAcaccaatatttttaatagtatgAAAGGCCAATGTAGCTAAAACAAATATGGTTATTTAATGTCACACCCAGCCTGATCCTAAACTAAAGCTTAGCAAACAACAAGGACAGACAGAGATGATAATCATAAAATTTTCACCATACACAAAAAGGCCAAGAAATCATTCtttcaaaattcataataatttactatGAAGGGATACTCTTTGGTACTTCTATTAAAAAATTCTTTGATTGTTAAAAAGTACAGTATGcacatattttatctgggtgctTGACACGGCTGAAACCGCAGGACGAAAGGAAAAAGAAACATAGTACTGAATACATCACTTGATGATTGACTACAATACTATGTAGAATAATTCAGCCAAAtaacagaaaacaataaatagcaGCCCCACAACTCCACTGACATAAACATGACACACCACCCATCCCCCAACTACCTGACTGACCAACTGACTCCCAAAACCAATAAtactgaatattatatttacagtcTTCACTTATAAGATGTGTCAGGATAAGACCATAAAATGTTTTGGGTGGCTCTACCAAATCAGGATTGATGGGTTGAAAGATAAATCCAATATATGCCCCACAATCTGGGCATACGCATGGCTTCCAAACATAACCAGGAAACCAAGACGTACTTTCTTCCCACTGTAATTTGTTTCAAAAAATTATTATCTACATGATGTCATTTACATATGAACACCATGGTTTGAGGTAAAATGTATACTACCTCCCCTTTGGGAATACAGGATGAATATGTGAATGATATCACAGGATAACTGAAAAATACTTCGGTAGTAAACACCTGCACCAAGACTtcttctttgaaaaataaagtatcGCTGAACGAATATCTACATTTAGGGCTCGACTTTGAAATTATTGAGCGATTGGAGGCAATATCAGCTCCACAATTGCGACATAGAATATCTCCTGAAATAGCAGATAATAATCTAAAAATCTTGACAAATTTAAAAGTAAGACACTGACTGAATTGTGGTTTATCTACccatactttttatccggctaACGTCTTGAAGAGCTAACACTgaagcaataataaaaaataggtacacaGCACAGGAACGCATtttaatgtacaaaaataagGTGATATACCTTATTTTCAAAGTAACTTTAAAATAGACCCTGAAAGTAGTTTAATAAAGAcaatattcaattataaaaattaaaacatcaaaaaggTGAAAAAAGCAGACCAAACGTGACAAATCCGTTTGTTCTGTTCTGTCAATGCCATCTGATCTGACATTTGTCAAACCTGGCCATAGTGAAGAAGCCAGTCCTTTTTCTCAACGAAAGGAGTGTTTGtaaataccttttttattttcagtaaatcgAATATTTCGGGGGTATAATACCCTTTATTACATTGgaatgcccgggtaactgggttgtggaggatAGTCAGGCAGTCACTCtctgtaaaacattggtacacTGCTGCGtctggttagattggaagccaaccctaaaaagaaaatgCTAGGCAAGGATAATGATACGTTACCGGTCAAGCCCGATTTCAGAACAAACTAGTTTGGCCTAGGCTAAACTAGGTCTAGTTatctagtagaacaaaaaatgtacttataaatatattttcctcaaagtatcaaaaacaaaatcacgCCTCATActgcatttaatattttttatactatttttaaaactcaGTCACTTCTCTTCTATCCTTTCCGATCACTGACCTCTATAAttaccactggacaggctgttgtcaacgtgcttttgtgcccgtttgataatgaccattttggcgctgttagacgtagcgagtgttcgtggtactaaaattattttacagtgaaccaatgaacaaacacgtctctcacagccatttgaaattatacgtcaaaattagttctgttgacactcgcttagacgatattggcgcttcaaatgggcacaaaaaaattgctgtcaaacgtacggaacagccggtccagtgtgtaaatatagaggtcagtgtttCCGATCCTTTCCTTCAACATCCAACATCAGTCAGTGTCAGTGTCAGCAACTCACTCAGCAATTCATTCATTCAAGTCAATAATACAAAATCGCTCCAAATTACCGACTTATTTTGTGGATAATTACtgtaaattacaaattaaacgaCCTTCATAATGTCTGAAAATGTGAACATTGATCTCTCAGGAGAAATTAACGCTACTGTAGAAAAGAAAGGGTTACAAAAGTATGTCAATGATATGGAATTGTAAGtctaacaacaacaacaaaaatacgcTACGTGGTGTTTTTCATGCTTTGAGAGTTGTTTGTGCTTCAGCATAAACCAATTTTACCCGCTTAACGCATAATTATGATTGGTTTTCAACATTCGCGTAGAAAAGTTAAAGCACAAAAATGAATAGTATTTGTATTAGAGATAGAACAATTACTGATTAGTATGTATATTGATTGTGATTCTCTCCAAGTAAGAATATAACTTAAGTTTGTTAATCTTTTGATGCAGATTACTTCAGACATTATCATTCTCACACACCACATAGTGCATCTTTAAAATCATACTAACAAGACTTCATTTAAATTGCttcattatataaattaattgctttGTACTTGTCATCGGGATCGTAAAATAGTGTGTTGTTATAAGTTAAAtgagaaatataacatatacaGACATATGACTACTGAGCTTGTTTGCAACAGGTTGCTACAGCATGTCCGCAGTGGGGCTGGCCCGGCCCTGGTCATGGGAGTACTGGCTACACGCAGACCCTGGACGCAATTTGTGGCTACTGACAACTTTAAGGTTAATTGACAAATTTGATTGCTATGCttagtatattttttggaaGAATTGGATTTAATGCGTCGTCTATGTGAATTCTGTTCTGAACAACACTTTGAGATACttaaaaattatacttttgTAGGCACCACCATCAATACCTCGGTTATCTCGCCGGTTTTACAGAAATGTGGAGTACTTTCAAGCGAATTACCTGATGGTATTCCTTGGATTGTTTGCATACTGCCTGTAAGTAGTAAAAAACAATTTCTTACTAAACTCAAGGACAAACTCTGTATTAAAAGGTGTTCTACTACTGACTTCAGGATAACTTCACCTCTACTGCTGATTGCTATGGTGGCCAGTTTTTTTGGATATCGAAAACTTACATCAGGTCCAAACACATGGAAGgtgagaatattttattatactatgTATTGTGCAAATGAACTGCTAAATGTAATggtttaatttttgtttcagcCAAAAGTAAGTTACATAGCCCATATTCCTTCTTTTTTTTCATGATAAATATCTAATTTACCCTCATATACTATTAAACTTTTGTCTCATATTGGAATTAATTACTATAATCTGTCTTATATAACATAGGACTTTCAGTgtgccaaaattttatttcttacgtTAATTCCTCTACAATGACTTTATTAGATTGGTGGCTGGGAGTTGAGTAAAACTCAACAGTATGCAGTAGGTGCAGCATGCTCAATGGCATTGTGTTGGCTCGCCGGGGCTGGAGCTGTACTCTTCTGGGTTTtaggtaaattatatttaagtaccatttttaattactttacatGTCACCTATCTgcttaaaaatatgaagttttcaaaaataagtgCTATTAAGATCTGTCCCATTATTTCACCctcaataaaatacttaatacacATGGATACTTGGTAAGCTGCTTTATACCTGGATCATGAAGCCCAATGCTttctttttacaattttaatgtatCACCATTACTGAATCACCAAACAAACTctcaaaaatttgttacagGACCCAAACTTGCTTCATCTGGTACTGCCTAGATACCATTTTTAGATTGTATGCTACATACATAGTATACACCAGTATTCTTAAATTGCACATCAGCATATTGAAACGATTTTAAAACAACACTAAAATATGCGGTATTTCAGGAGCCACAGTGACGGTAGTAGCCCTGCACGCCAGCTTCTTCGACGCAGAAGCCCTCCCACAATCCGAGGACCCGGAGCAGTTCCCAATGATAGAGCAGGTGTGACACGGACATCTG is a genomic window containing:
- the LOC110381278 gene encoding TLD domain-containing protein 2 isoform X18, with the protein product MQTVKWIEMVRLGPTATERPSTFDGEKVLSMSDELRRALYSSGASIDMEFSPPDLIGTSEVFTMEHREKLCSVLPARAQGYMWSLAFSTSQHGFSLASMYRKMQRVDSPVLLVIQDTDNNVFGALTSCALHPSEHFYGTGESLLFSFQCSGEEARRQSQANIDAPKDHDKDDNKEQKDEPPAPVKTKFKYWGWTGDNMYFIRGSNDNISIGAGDGKFGLWLDGDLYLGRTQRCKTYGNEPLTTREDFIVKIMECWTFI
- the LOC110370376 gene encoding prenylated Rab acceptor protein 1 isoform X2, translating into MSENVNIDLSGEINATVEKKGLQKLLQHVRSGAGPALVMGVLATRRPWTQFVATDNFKAPPSIPRLSRRFYRNVEYFQANYLMVFLGLFAYCLITSPLLLIAMVASFFGYRKLTSGPNTWKIGGWELSKTQQYAVGAACSMALCWLAGAGAVLFWVLGATVTVVALHASFFDAEALPQSEDPEQFPMIEQV
- the LOC110370376 gene encoding prenylated Rab acceptor protein 1 isoform X1 encodes the protein MSENVNIDLSGEINATVEKKGLQKYVNDMELLLQHVRSGAGPALVMGVLATRRPWTQFVATDNFKAPPSIPRLSRRFYRNVEYFQANYLMVFLGLFAYCLITSPLLLIAMVASFFGYRKLTSGPNTWKIGGWELSKTQQYAVGAACSMALCWLAGAGAVLFWVLGATVTVVALHASFFDAEALPQSEDPEQFPMIEQV
- the LOC110381278 gene encoding TLD domain-containing protein 2 isoform X17, yielding MFRLLRRLAAVIADKVRKIEMIVFNASVKRRGTIHSVCDRGTLGHAARRRGTIHSICEVLSMSDELRRALYSSGASIDMEFSPPDLIGTSEVFTMEHREKLCSVLPARAQGYMWSLAFSTSQHGFSLASMYRKMQRVDSPVLLVIQDTDNNVFGALTSCALHPSEHFYGTGESLLFSFQCSGEEARRQSQANIDAPKDHDKDDNKEQKDEPPAPVKTKFKYWGWTGDNMYFIRGSNDNISIGAGDGKFGLWLDGDLYLGRTQRCKTYGNEPLTTREDFIVKIMECWTFI
- the LOC110384458 gene encoding RNA guanine-N7 methyltransferase activating subunit, coding for MADTLSAEDKEFLAKCEEELKDRFTEKDEDFMKVFNEVVSKPPVVDSWWVPNSGRRNDRRNNRRNHPYQRDNRDRNYDRRDNRGYNDYNRGYNDYNRGYDDGGSGYRARQRYPY